One region of Bacteroidales bacterium genomic DNA includes:
- the accC gene encoding acetyl-CoA carboxylase biotin carboxylase subunit, with protein MFKKILIANRGEIALRIIRTCKEMGIKTVAVYSTADKESLHVRFADEAVCIGPPPGNQSYLEIPKIIAAAEITDADAIHPGYGFLAENAKFSEICEKHEIKFIGPSADMINMMGDKATAKKTMRKAGVPTIPGSKDIIETVKEGIKLSNEMGYPVILKATAGGGGKGMRIVRSEDEFQANWDSAKQESAAAFGNDGLYMEKFIENPRHIEIQIVGDQLGKACHLSERDCSVQRRHQKLTEETPSPFMTDELREKMGDAAVLAATSIKYEGVGTVEFLVDDKRSFYFMEMNTRIQVEHPITEEVINFDLIKEQIKVAAGIAISGDNYFPKRHAIECRINAEDPYNDFRPSPGKIITMHTPGGHGVRVDTHAYAGYTVPPHYDSMIAKLIVTARTREDAIKKMRRALDEFVIEGIKTTIPFHIQLMKDEKFVSGEYTTKFMETFKMI; from the coding sequence ATGTTTAAAAAAATACTAATAGCAAACAGAGGAGAAATTGCTCTGCGTATCATCAGAACTTGTAAAGAAATGGGTATAAAAACAGTTGCCGTATATTCTACAGCTGATAAAGAAAGTTTACATGTTCGATTTGCAGATGAAGCAGTTTGTATAGGACCTCCTCCCGGAAATCAGTCTTACCTCGAAATACCTAAGATAATTGCAGCTGCCGAAATTACAGATGCCGATGCAATTCATCCCGGTTACGGTTTCTTGGCGGAAAATGCAAAATTCTCTGAAATTTGTGAAAAACATGAAATAAAATTCATAGGTCCCTCAGCTGACATGATAAATATGATGGGAGATAAAGCTACCGCAAAAAAAACAATGCGAAAAGCAGGTGTCCCTACAATTCCGGGATCTAAAGATATAATTGAAACGGTCAAAGAAGGAATTAAATTGTCAAACGAAATGGGCTATCCTGTAATTCTGAAAGCAACTGCAGGAGGCGGCGGAAAAGGAATGAGAATAGTGAGAAGCGAAGATGAGTTTCAAGCAAATTGGGATTCCGCAAAGCAAGAATCCGCTGCTGCATTCGGAAATGACGGTTTATATATGGAAAAATTCATAGAAAATCCTCGACATATTGAAATTCAAATTGTTGGAGATCAATTAGGAAAAGCTTGTCATCTTTCTGAAAGGGATTGTTCTGTTCAAAGACGACATCAAAAATTGACAGAGGAAACGCCTTCACCTTTTATGACTGACGAATTAAGAGAAAAAATGGGAGATGCAGCAGTATTAGCAGCAACATCTATTAAATATGAAGGTGTCGGGACAGTAGAATTTTTAGTTGATGACAAGCGCAGCTTCTATTTTATGGAAATGAATACCAGAATCCAAGTTGAGCATCCTATTACGGAAGAAGTTATTAATTTTGACTTAATTAAAGAACAAATTAAGGTTGCAGCAGGAATTGCAATCAGCGGGGATAATTATTTTCCCAAAAGGCATGCCATTGAATGCCGTATAAACGCAGAAGATCCTTATAATGACTTCAGACCTTCACCCGGAAAAATTATTACTATGCATACTCCGGGAGGACATGGTGTACGTGTTGATACTCATGCTTATGCAGGTTATACCGTTCCGCCGCATTATGATTCAATGATTGCAAAATTGATAGTTACTGCAAGAACAAGAGAAGATGCTATTAAAAAAATGAGACGAGCTTTAGATGAATTTGTGATTGAAGGTATAAAAACAACAATTCCGTTTCATATACAACTAATGAAAGATGAAAAATTTGTGAGCGGAGAATATACAACAAAATTTATGGAAACTTTTAAAATGATTTAA
- the accB gene encoding acetyl-CoA carboxylase biotin carboxyl carrier protein, with amino-acid sequence MDYKELKDFIKAVAKSGVNEVDIKTDEMKLSIKVNSESNKAIHTETIIQQVPVHTPLATGTILQQPLQNLQTQTQVPVETTEKEDKTEDSNYITIKSPMVGTFYRKPSPDKDPFVNVGDNINENTIVCIVEAMKLFNEIEAEVSGKIVKILVDDSSPIEFEQPLFLVDPS; translated from the coding sequence ATGGATTACAAAGAACTTAAAGATTTTATAAAAGCTGTTGCAAAATCAGGAGTTAATGAAGTAGATATTAAAACTGATGAGATGAAACTTTCAATAAAAGTTAATTCTGAAAGTAACAAAGCAATTCATACTGAAACAATCATTCAACAAGTTCCGGTTCATACTCCTCTTGCTACAGGTACAATATTGCAACAACCTTTACAAAACCTTCAGACGCAAACACAAGTTCCTGTTGAAACAACTGAAAAGGAAGACAAAACTGAGGACTCAAATTATATTACAATCAAATCTCCTATGGTAGGTACTTTCTACAGAAAACCGTCTCCTGATAAAGACCCTTTCGTTAATGTAGGTGATAATATCAATGAAAATACGATTGTTTGCATTGTTGAAGCAATGAAATTATTCAACGAAATTGAAGCTGAAGTTTCCGGCAAGATAGTAAAAATTCTTGTTGACGATTCAAGCCCTATTGAATTTGAACAACCTTTATTCTTGGTTGATCCCAGCTAA
- a CDS encoding ketoacyl-ACP synthase III has protein sequence MTKLNAAITGVAGYVPEYVLDNHELSTMVDTSDEWIMTRIGIKERRILKGEMMGTSDMGFKAVNQLLKKTDTSPDEVDLLICTTVTPDMQFPATANIISDKAGIKNAFSFDLNAGCSGFLFGMSTAAKFIKSGQYKKIVLVGADKMSSIVDYSDRTTSPIFGDAAGAVLFEPTTEDVGIIDEDLHVDGAGRKHLHQKAGGSVKPASHETINAKEHFIYQEGQQVFKNAVKGMADISIGMMEKHNLTSEDITWLVPHQANMRIITATAQRMNLVPEKVMINIEKYGNTTDATLPLLLWEWEDKLKKGDKLIFAAFGAGFTWGAIYVKWAYNS, from the coding sequence ATGACAAAACTAAATGCAGCGATTACCGGAGTAGCAGGATATGTCCCTGAATATGTATTAGATAATCATGAATTATCTACAATGGTTGATACTTCAGATGAATGGATTATGACCAGAATTGGGATTAAAGAAAGGAGAATCCTTAAAGGAGAAATGATGGGAACATCAGATATGGGTTTCAAAGCTGTAAATCAACTTCTTAAAAAAACCGATACATCTCCCGATGAAGTTGATCTTTTAATTTGTACAACCGTTACACCCGATATGCAATTCCCTGCAACGGCAAACATAATCAGTGATAAAGCAGGTATAAAAAATGCTTTCAGTTTTGATCTTAATGCCGGATGTTCAGGCTTTTTATTTGGGATGTCAACCGCTGCAAAATTCATTAAATCAGGGCAATACAAAAAAATTGTATTAGTAGGTGCCGATAAAATGTCTTCAATTGTTGATTATTCTGACAGAACTACAAGTCCGATATTTGGTGACGCTGCCGGAGCTGTTTTATTCGAACCTACAACTGAAGATGTCGGTATTATTGATGAAGACCTTCATGTTGACGGTGCCGGCAGAAAACATTTGCATCAAAAAGCAGGAGGTTCTGTTAAACCGGCATCACACGAAACCATTAATGCAAAAGAACATTTCATTTATCAAGAAGGACAACAAGTTTTTAAAAATGCAGTGAAAGGAATGGCAGATATTTCTATTGGAATGATGGAAAAACATAATTTAACTTCTGAAGATATTACTTGGTTGGTTCCTCACCAAGCAAATATGCGTATCATTACAGCAACTGCACAAAGAATGAATTTAGTTCCTGAAAAAGTAATGATCAATATTGAAAAATACGGTAATACAACCGATGCTACATTACCGCTTTTACTGTGGGAATGGGAAGACAAGCTGAAAAAAGGTGACAAATTGATCTTTGCAGCTTTCGGTGCAGGATTTACTTGGGGAGCAATATATGTTAAATGGGCATATAACTCATAA
- the rpmF gene encoding 50S ribosomal protein L32 — translation MAHPKRKISKQRRDKRRTHIKATTQQLATCSNCGVTVKYHRVCPECGFYRGKLAIESENAL, via the coding sequence ATGGCACATCCTAAAAGAAAAATATCTAAACAAAGAAGAGATAAACGCAGAACACATATTAAAGCTACTACTCAACAATTAGCAACTTGTTCTAACTGCGGAGTAACCGTTAAATATCATCGGGTTTGTCCTGAATGCGGATTTTACAGAGGCAAACTTGCTATAGAATCTGAGAATGCTTTATAA
- a CDS encoding DUF177 domain-containing protein: protein MNRIRIQFKGLKEGRYNYHFKIDESFFAGFKETDIKKAEADVEAEMIIAKDLITFNFIIQGKISVQCDRCLDYFWQEINYQTELYVEFGDDNSDLSDADKKIVLSNNENEIVLDKHIYDYIHLSLPYQRIHPKSKNGSSTCNIEMINKLEEINSDIKQETDPRWDKLKDLYN, encoded by the coding sequence ATGAACCGGATAAGAATACAGTTCAAAGGTTTAAAGGAAGGAAGATATAATTATCATTTTAAAATTGATGAAAGCTTTTTTGCCGGTTTCAAAGAAACTGATATAAAAAAAGCAGAAGCAGATGTTGAAGCAGAAATGATCATTGCAAAAGATCTTATAACATTTAATTTTATCATACAAGGAAAAATTAGTGTTCAATGTGACAGGTGCTTGGATTATTTTTGGCAAGAAATTAATTATCAAACAGAACTTTATGTTGAGTTTGGTGATGATAATTCTGATCTTTCTGATGCTGACAAAAAGATTGTATTGAGCAATAATGAGAATGAGATAGTTCTTGATAAACATATATATGATTATATTCATTTGAGTCTTCCGTATCAAAGAATACATCCTAAAAGTAAAAACGGAAGTTCAACTTGCAATATTGAAATGATCAACAAATTAGAAGAAATAAATTCTGATATAAAGCAAGAAACTGATCCCAGATGGGATAAATTAAAAGATTTATATAATTAG
- the kbl gene encoding glycine C-acetyltransferase has product MYGKIKDHLTTEIQGIEESGLFKRARIITSSQDAEITLNTGQKVLNFCANNYLGLSSHPKILAAAKKALDEYGYGMSSVRFICGTQDIHKELEATIAEFFGMERTILYAAAFDANGGVFEPLFSKEDAIISDELNHASIIDGVRLSKAARYRYKHSDPEDLENQLKLAQAQRFRIIVTDGVFSMDGDIAKLDKICDLAEKYDALVMVDDSHASGFIGKTGRGTPEYHNVTDRVDIITGTLGKALGGAMGGFTTGKKEIIDVLRQRSRPYLFSNSLSPVIVGAALEVFNLLSSSTELRDKVMNNAIYFKDRLNTAGFILKPTNSAIVALMLFEAKLSQKFAAKLLEEGIFVTGFNYPVVAKGQARIRIQLSAAHTKEHLDKAVDAFIKIGKDCDILGKTKEEILKKYM; this is encoded by the coding sequence ATGTACGGCAAAATTAAAGATCATTTGACAACTGAAATTCAAGGCATTGAAGAATCAGGCTTATTTAAAAGAGCACGTATTATTACTTCTTCTCAAGATGCTGAGATTACTCTAAATACAGGACAAAAAGTTTTAAATTTTTGTGCCAATAATTATCTCGGTTTATCATCACATCCTAAAATATTAGCTGCAGCAAAAAAAGCATTGGATGAATATGGTTACGGAATGTCATCTGTAAGATTTATCTGCGGAACTCAAGATATTCACAAAGAGTTAGAAGCAACAATTGCTGAATTTTTCGGTATGGAAAGGACAATCCTTTATGCAGCTGCTTTTGATGCTAACGGAGGGGTGTTTGAACCTTTATTTTCAAAAGAAGATGCAATAATTTCTGATGAGCTGAATCACGCATCTATCATTGATGGTGTTCGTTTATCTAAAGCAGCAAGATATCGCTATAAGCATAGTGATCCGGAAGATCTCGAAAATCAATTGAAACTTGCTCAAGCTCAAAGATTCAGAATTATTGTTACCGATGGTGTATTTTCTATGGATGGTGATATTGCCAAGTTAGATAAGATATGTGATCTGGCTGAAAAATATGATGCTCTTGTTATGGTTGATGACAGCCATGCTTCCGGATTCATCGGAAAAACAGGCAGAGGCACACCCGAGTATCATAATGTTACGGACAGGGTTGATATTATTACGGGAACTCTCGGAAAAGCACTTGGTGGAGCAATGGGCGGTTTCACAACCGGGAAGAAGGAAATCATTGATGTTCTTCGTCAAAGATCAAGACCGTATTTGTTTTCTAATTCTTTGTCTCCTGTTATTGTTGGTGCTGCTCTTGAAGTTTTTAATTTATTAAGTTCATCAACTGAATTAAGAGATAAAGTAATGAACAATGCAATATACTTTAAAGACAGACTTAATACTGCCGGCTTCATTCTAAAACCTACAAATTCTGCAATTGTTGCATTAATGCTGTTTGAAGCAAAATTGTCGCAAAAATTTGCAGCAAAATTATTAGAGGAAGGGATATTTGTAACAGGCTTCAATTATCCGGTTGTAGCAAAAGGACAAGCCCGTATACGAATTCAACTTTCGGCGGCACATACAAAAGAACATTTGGATAAAGCTGTTGATGCTTTTATTAAAATCGGTAAAGATTGCGATATTCTCGGAAAAACAAAAGAAGAAATACTCAAGAAGTATATGTAG
- a CDS encoding SpoIIE family protein phosphatase, which translates to MRMKIMGFIPITKNQFIIFETIFFSFFFLLTIFFFAYDFPEYVEDPLILFHVKYLKYITLAISFFVVVETQYYLNKFISKQLKINEKQKGKIEYQNQEITQSIIYASRIQEALLPSEDKLPEGPDYFIFYKPKDIVSGDYYWFTEKNEKLIIVAADCTGHGVPGAFMSILGITSLNDIITEYEKDLNADEILNILRDRVTTSLKKSKGQIIAEAGMDLALIIIDKKNRTVQFSGANNPLFLIRKEGSNDFEKFGDVEKIKSGNYELFHFKPDKMPIGIYPVSKPFNNYKFEFQKDDTLYIFSDGFADQMGGEQGKKLLNKRFKAGLLKMQDKSMQEQKNILDKFLVKWKNGLEQTDDILIFGIKV; encoded by the coding sequence ATGAGAATGAAAATCATGGGTTTCATTCCTATTACCAAAAATCAGTTCATTATATTTGAGACTATCTTTTTCTCATTTTTCTTCTTATTGACAATATTTTTCTTTGCTTATGATTTTCCTGAATATGTGGAAGATCCTCTAATTCTGTTTCATGTGAAGTATTTGAAATATATTACCCTTGCAATTAGTTTTTTTGTTGTAGTTGAAACACAATATTATTTGAATAAATTCATTAGTAAACAACTTAAAATCAATGAAAAGCAAAAAGGAAAAATAGAATATCAAAATCAAGAAATTACTCAAAGTATAATATACGCAAGCCGAATACAAGAAGCACTTTTACCTTCAGAAGATAAGCTGCCTGAAGGTCCGGATTATTTTATTTTTTACAAACCTAAAGATATTGTAAGCGGAGATTATTATTGGTTTACTGAAAAAAATGAAAAATTGATCATTGTAGCAGCTGATTGTACCGGACACGGTGTTCCCGGTGCTTTTATGAGTATATTAGGAATAACTTCTTTAAATGATATTATTACTGAATATGAAAAAGATTTGAATGCCGATGAGATATTGAATATACTGAGAGATCGTGTAACAACATCATTAAAAAAGAGCAAAGGTCAAATTATTGCTGAAGCCGGTATGGATCTGGCTTTGATTATTATTGATAAAAAAAACAGGACGGTTCAATTTTCAGGTGCAAACAATCCGCTTTTTCTCATTAGAAAAGAAGGAAGTAATGATTTTGAAAAGTTTGGGGATGTAGAAAAAATAAAATCCGGTAACTACGAATTATTTCATTTTAAACCCGATAAAATGCCCATTGGTATTTACCCGGTATCAAAACCTTTCAATAATTACAAATTTGAATTTCAAAAAGATGATACTCTGTATATCTTTTCAGATGGTTTTGCTGACCAAATGGGTGGGGAACAGGGAAAAAAATTATTAAACAAACGGTTTAAAGCCGGACTTTTGAAGATGCAAGACAAATCAATGCAGGAACAAAAAAATATTTTAGATAAATTCCTTGTTAAATGGAAGAACGGCCTTGAACAAACTGATGATATTTTGATTTTCGGAATTAAAGTTTGA